One window of Pueribacillus theae genomic DNA carries:
- a CDS encoding spore germination protein GerPB yields MNLFVNQKIIIHELRVQGITNSSVLQIGSSGVIKPLSNLYNTGAFSEPAIQLSTVTPDVEVLLPPPS; encoded by the coding sequence ATGAATTTGTTTGTCAATCAAAAAATCATTATCCATGAGTTGCGGGTACAAGGCATTACGAACTCATCCGTCCTGCAAATCGGAAGTTCAGGCGTCATTAAGCCGCTCTCAAACTTATATAATACCGGCGCGTTTAGTGAACCGGCAATTCAATTGTCGACTGTCACCCCAGACGTTGAAGTTCTGTTGCCTCCTCCCTCCTAA
- a CDS encoding GNAT family N-acetyltransferase: MEKNQWAIPSLETDRLLLRQLSSNDIDDIFFLFSDPQVMKFEGEITMTDRKQAEQYVAMFGNPFWYVAQQSVVWAFVEKETNRVIGTGGLRHWNGGSRAEVGLDVVQDCWSKGYGSEALHAMIAFAFQTLKLHEVYAYIHTKNKAAVQLVKRAGFEYRGSVENYPLANQYVQALFFIKKKFP; this comes from the coding sequence ATGGAAAAAAATCAATGGGCCATTCCATCGTTAGAAACCGATAGGTTATTGCTTCGACAGCTCTCTTCAAATGATATTGACGATATTTTTTTTCTTTTTTCCGACCCACAGGTCATGAAGTTTGAAGGTGAAATCACAATGACTGATCGAAAACAGGCAGAGCAGTATGTAGCCATGTTTGGAAATCCATTCTGGTATGTGGCACAGCAATCCGTCGTTTGGGCTTTTGTTGAAAAGGAAACGAACAGGGTCATTGGAACAGGTGGATTGAGACATTGGAATGGCGGCTCAAGGGCGGAGGTCGGTCTTGATGTTGTGCAAGATTGCTGGAGTAAAGGGTATGGCAGCGAAGCACTTCATGCAATGATCGCTTTTGCTTTTCAAACGTTAAAGCTTCACGAAGTTTACGCTTATATTCATACAAAGAACAAAGCTGCTGTGCAATTGGTTAAACGGGCTGGATTTGAATATCGCGGCAGCGTCGAAAATTATCCGTTGGCTAATCAATATGTGCAAGCACTCTTTTTTATTAAGAAAAAATTTCCATAA
- a CDS encoding spore germination protein, with the protein MPSIVGPIKIVTVTGSGIVNFGDTFYNSPKNTAKTFAGSGAFNTGDFIRTASGASTTNTNDADVIDTSTAGTT; encoded by the coding sequence ATGCCTTCGATTGTTGGACCAATTAAGATTGTAACGGTGACGGGAAGCGGAATCGTCAATTTTGGCGATACCTTTTACAATTCGCCAAAAAATACGGCAAAAACGTTTGCCGGCTCAGGCGCCTTTAATACAGGTGATTTTATTCGAACGGCAAGCGGAGCAAGTACAACGAATACGAATGATGCCGATGTAATTGATACATCAACGGCAGGGACCACATAA
- the map gene encoding type I methionyl aminopeptidase, protein MIQFKSYREIEKMKEAGKILTDCHKALAKMIKPGISTEELDRFAEDFIRKNGATPEQKGYRGYQFATCASVNDEICHGFPRKEPLENGDIVTIDMVVNLNGGLADSAWTYAVGNISNEKKYLMEVTKEALYIGIEKAVVGNRIGDIGHAIQVFAEAKGLSVVRDFTGHGIGPTIHEEPLVPHFGKPGKGMRLKEGMVITIEPMLNLGTYFSQMDSNGWTARTVDGKASAQFEHTVAITKDGPLILTNQDE, encoded by the coding sequence ATGATTCAATTCAAATCGTATAGAGAAATAGAAAAAATGAAAGAAGCCGGAAAAATTCTTACGGACTGCCATAAAGCACTCGCGAAAATGATAAAACCGGGCATATCTACAGAGGAACTGGATCGATTCGCTGAAGACTTCATAAGAAAAAACGGGGCGACGCCAGAACAAAAAGGCTATAGAGGTTATCAATTTGCGACATGTGCATCTGTCAATGATGAAATATGCCACGGATTTCCACGCAAAGAGCCTTTAGAGAATGGTGATATTGTGACCATTGATATGGTTGTCAATCTTAATGGAGGTCTTGCGGATTCAGCTTGGACTTATGCTGTTGGCAACATCTCCAACGAAAAAAAATATTTAATGGAAGTTACAAAAGAAGCCCTTTATATCGGGATTGAAAAAGCCGTCGTCGGCAATCGAATCGGCGACATCGGCCATGCCATTCAAGTGTTTGCTGAAGCGAAAGGCCTATCTGTCGTACGCGACTTTACGGGGCATGGGATTGGACCGACAATCCACGAGGAACCGCTTGTCCCTCACTTTGGTAAACCCGGAAAAGGAATGCGCTTAAAAGAAGGAATGGTCATTACGATCGAACCGATGCTTAATCTTGGCACTTATTTCAGCCAGATGGATTCAAACGGCTGGACGGCAAGAACGGTTGACGGCAAGGCTTCTGCACAATTTGAACATACTGTTGCAATCACAAAAGACGGTCCGCTCATTTTGACGAATCAAGACGAATAA
- a CDS encoding alpha/beta hydrolase → MALDPQVKAVLEQMAAAGGAGMHTMTPVEARQVYRSMRDKEVNEEVGSVNDETIPGPLGDIPIRIYKPIHNHNSKLPILVFYHGGGWVIGDLDTHDSVCRTLTNEAECIVVSVDYRLGPEHKFPAAVEDSFAALEWVAEHAESFGGDRERIAVGGDSAGGNLATVMSIMAKEKQAPNIVFQLLIYPSTGVGQTKSYEENGEGYYLSKDTMAWFRKHYMNDPSDAKNPYFSPYLYEDVSGLPPALIMTAEYDPLRDDGKAYADKLKDAGVEVEYVDYPGMIHGFVTMANVIDKGQQALKDAGEALKKVFY, encoded by the coding sequence GTGGCTTTAGATCCACAAGTAAAGGCAGTATTGGAACAAATGGCTGCAGCCGGGGGAGCCGGCATGCATACAATGACACCTGTAGAGGCGCGTCAAGTCTACCGTTCAATGAGAGACAAGGAAGTGAACGAGGAAGTTGGAAGTGTAAATGACGAAACAATTCCGGGACCGCTCGGCGACATCCCAATCCGCATTTACAAGCCGATTCATAATCATAACAGCAAGCTTCCGATCCTTGTCTTTTATCATGGGGGCGGTTGGGTCATAGGTGACCTTGATACGCATGATTCTGTTTGCAGGACATTAACGAACGAAGCGGAATGTATCGTCGTATCTGTTGACTATCGGCTCGGTCCTGAACATAAATTTCCAGCTGCTGTTGAAGATTCGTTCGCAGCGCTTGAATGGGTAGCTGAACATGCTGAATCTTTCGGTGGGGACAGGGAGCGAATCGCTGTCGGCGGAGATAGCGCTGGGGGCAATTTGGCGACCGTTATGTCAATTATGGCGAAGGAAAAGCAAGCCCCCAACATCGTCTTTCAGCTTCTCATTTACCCTTCAACAGGAGTAGGGCAAACCAAATCCTATGAAGAAAACGGGGAAGGGTACTATTTATCGAAAGACACAATGGCATGGTTTCGAAAACATTATATGAACGATCCAAGCGACGCTAAAAATCCATACTTCAGCCCTTACTTATATGAAGATGTCAGTGGACTTCCACCGGCACTCATTATGACGGCCGAATATGATCCACTAAGAGATGACGGAAAAGCATATGCCGACAAACTTAAAGATGCGGGCGTTGAAGTGGAGTATGTCGATTACCCCGGCATGATTCACGGCTTTGTCACAATGGCAAACGTCATTGACAAGGGACAGCAAGCGTTGAAAGACGCTGGGGAAGCGTTGAAAAAAGTATTTTATTAA
- a CDS encoding hydrolase yields MEKRTYYVAVNTGEIVDDPTITPWQYEIHATEDEAHQLRELFDQASRQSMDVAYRVARPFSGSGEDYDMHHYDNTLQEIYRIIYRLGNEKAKEHIQSTNMIEEIGKEYR; encoded by the coding sequence TTGGAGAAACGAACATATTACGTTGCAGTGAATACCGGTGAAATTGTTGATGATCCTACAATTACACCGTGGCAATACGAAATTCATGCGACAGAAGATGAGGCGCATCAGCTTCGCGAATTATTTGACCAAGCGTCAAGACAAAGCATGGATGTTGCTTACAGGGTAGCGCGTCCGTTCAGTGGATCCGGCGAGGACTACGATATGCATCATTACGATAATACGCTACAGGAAATTTATAGAATCATTTACCGGCTAGGAAATGAAAAAGCGAAAGAACATATTCAAAGCACAAACATGATTGAAGAAATTGGAAAAGAATACAGGTGA
- a CDS encoding cation:proton antiporter, which yields MFSLTGEEITHFLLAMAGLLAVAHILGYIAERLFIPRVIGEVAAGIVLGPTLLGYFFPEAFEWLFLGFDTEGKLFGLVYQIGLLMLMFTAGLKFQAKFEREDVKITTALVIGSTVPAFIVGWLATYMFQITPYLGTANNLTSLKLVIAVSIAITSIPVISKIMFDLGIIHSRFAKTVISVAGIHDIFLWTAIGVATALAAQGGEAVSTGFVLKSIFTTVAFIIGALLITTFLFKRLTVIKQNLFFRSSNLGYFLFIMFLLAVIAGKLNVETIFGALLAGIAVKVGLPKELSDRVERGVNNISFSWFIPVYFAIVGLQLDLVNHFNPWFFLKYLLFATIVQTIAVYISARFVKLDRLSSFNLATAINDRGGPGIVLASVAYGAGIINQEFFAVIVLLALITSWIPGTWLRIVVNKGWRLMPGDENLEIQKVSQDDFVVKQNGNGSS from the coding sequence TTGTTTAGTTTAACGGGAGAGGAAATCACCCATTTTCTATTGGCGATGGCAGGTTTGCTGGCTGTAGCACATATCTTAGGATACATCGCTGAACGTCTCTTTATTCCTCGAGTTATTGGTGAAGTTGCAGCGGGTATAGTTCTCGGCCCTACGTTGTTAGGCTATTTTTTTCCGGAGGCATTTGAATGGCTGTTTTTAGGATTTGACACCGAAGGCAAGTTGTTTGGGCTTGTCTACCAAATCGGGCTGCTCATGCTGATGTTTACAGCAGGCTTGAAATTCCAGGCAAAATTTGAAAGAGAGGATGTAAAAATTACAACGGCCCTCGTTATTGGTTCAACGGTTCCGGCTTTTATCGTTGGCTGGTTGGCAACCTATATGTTTCAAATTACTCCTTATCTGGGCACAGCTAATAACTTAACATCGCTTAAACTCGTTATTGCGGTTTCCATCGCCATTACATCCATCCCGGTCATTTCAAAAATTATGTTTGACTTAGGGATTATCCATTCACGTTTTGCAAAAACGGTGATTTCCGTTGCGGGAATTCACGACATTTTTTTATGGACAGCGATTGGTGTGGCAACAGCACTTGCCGCGCAAGGAGGAGAGGCAGTTTCGACAGGATTTGTATTGAAAAGCATCTTTACAACGGTCGCGTTCATTATTGGTGCCTTACTTATTACCACTTTCTTATTTAAGCGATTAACAGTGATAAAGCAAAATTTATTTTTCCGCTCGTCCAATTTAGGCTATTTCCTGTTTATTATGTTTCTATTAGCCGTTATTGCAGGAAAGCTGAATGTAGAAACAATTTTTGGGGCGCTGCTTGCGGGAATCGCTGTAAAAGTTGGGTTGCCGAAGGAACTATCAGATCGAGTTGAGCGAGGGGTTAACAATATTTCATTTTCTTGGTTTATCCCTGTCTATTTCGCAATCGTAGGTTTACAGCTTGATCTCGTTAATCACTTTAACCCTTGGTTTTTCCTTAAATATTTATTGTTTGCGACCATTGTCCAAACGATTGCGGTTTATATTTCCGCTCGTTTCGTTAAATTGGATCGGTTATCGAGCTTCAATCTTGCAACGGCGATCAATGACAGAGGTGGCCCTGGGATCGTACTTGCGTCTGTAGCGTATGGCGCAGGGATTATTAACCAAGAGTTTTTTGCGGTGATTGTGCTATTAGCACTCATTACATCGTGGATTCCAGGAACTTGGCTGCGGATTGTTGTAAACAAGGGTTGGAGATTAATGCCAGGGGATGAAAACTTAGAGATTCAAAAGGTTAGTCAGGATGATTTTGTTGTGAAACAAAACGGAAATGGCTCCTCATAA
- a CDS encoding acyl-CoA dehydrogenase family protein — translation MDLRLSDEQRMVQRTIRQFVEKELMPLENEVLRNDREGKPSLSPEKLKELQLKAKEAGFWGINTPAEYGGADLGQVMMAIVLMETAKTFVPFQFGGTADNILYYGNEEQKKKYLIPTINGEKKSCFAMTEPGAGSDTRNIKTTAVKDGNEWVINGEKIFITGGNEADFVMVIAVTDKELGPKGVTCFLVDRDMGWRSEYIHTMGDWGPASLIFDNVRVPEENILGEVNGGYKLGLEWIGNARWIVGARAVGMAERALQMAIDYSKERYTFGKPIADRQAIQWMIADAAVDLEAARWLVLNAAYTLDIGEDNRHLASIAKLYGSNMGNRVIDKVLQIHGGMGYTKEMPFEKWYREARLWRIYDGTDEIQRLIISRNLLKGNVKIGDFI, via the coding sequence ATGGACTTGCGTTTATCTGATGAACAGCGTATGGTGCAAAGGACGATACGGCAATTTGTTGAAAAAGAATTAATGCCTTTAGAAAATGAAGTCTTAAGAAATGACAGGGAAGGAAAACCTAGCCTTTCTCCTGAGAAATTAAAAGAGCTTCAACTGAAAGCGAAAGAAGCTGGATTTTGGGGAATTAACACGCCAGCGGAATATGGCGGCGCCGACCTTGGACAGGTTATGATGGCGATTGTCCTTATGGAAACAGCAAAAACCTTCGTTCCTTTCCAATTTGGCGGGACGGCAGACAATATTTTATATTATGGAAATGAAGAGCAAAAGAAAAAATATTTAATCCCAACAATCAACGGCGAAAAGAAATCCTGCTTTGCGATGACAGAACCAGGTGCAGGATCTGACACAAGGAATATTAAAACGACTGCGGTAAAAGATGGCAACGAATGGGTCATTAACGGCGAGAAAATCTTTATCACAGGCGGAAACGAAGCCGACTTTGTGATGGTCATCGCGGTAACGGACAAGGAACTTGGTCCGAAAGGTGTCACATGCTTCCTCGTAGACCGAGATATGGGATGGAGATCTGAATACATACATACAATGGGTGACTGGGGCCCTGCATCGTTAATTTTCGACAATGTCCGCGTACCTGAAGAAAACATTCTTGGTGAAGTGAACGGCGGCTATAAATTGGGTCTGGAGTGGATTGGAAATGCCCGCTGGATCGTTGGTGCACGTGCAGTCGGCATGGCTGAACGAGCATTGCAAATGGCAATCGACTATTCCAAGGAGCGCTACACATTCGGAAAGCCAATTGCGGACAGACAAGCGATCCAATGGATGATTGCGGATGCTGCAGTTGACTTGGAAGCGGCAAGATGGCTCGTATTGAATGCAGCATATACGCTTGATATAGGAGAGGATAACCGCCACCTCGCTTCCATTGCAAAGCTTTACGGATCAAACATGGGCAACCGTGTGATCGATAAAGTTCTTCAAATTCACGGCGGAATGGGTTATACGAAAGAAATGCCATTTGAAAAATGGTATCGAGAAGCCAGGCTTTGGCGGATTTATGACGGGACAGATGAAATTCAGCGCTTGATTATTTCCCGAAACCTGCTTAAAGGCAACGTAAAAATTGGTGACTTTATTTAA
- a CDS encoding redoxin domain-containing protein, giving the protein MKLKSWMAIGILVVLGGFFMYGQFFEKADTIPDNEAQLDENQAPTTENFYEESGLKIGEMAPDFTLNDMQGNPVSLSDFRGKKVILNFWGSFCGPCREEMPAMQKFYETYKEKDVEVVAVNLTYFERKREEVDQFVEEFGLTFPIPLDEKGKQKEVYKIIPIPTSYFLDEKGIVQQVHFGPMTYEFMEETIKNM; this is encoded by the coding sequence GTGAAATTAAAATCATGGATGGCTATAGGCATTCTTGTTGTCTTAGGTGGTTTCTTTATGTACGGACAATTTTTTGAAAAAGCAGATACGATTCCAGACAATGAGGCGCAGCTCGATGAAAATCAAGCTCCGACAACTGAAAATTTTTACGAGGAATCTGGACTAAAGATAGGCGAAATGGCTCCTGATTTTACATTGAATGATATGCAAGGCAACCCTGTGTCATTATCGGATTTCCGAGGAAAAAAAGTCATTTTGAATTTTTGGGGTTCCTTTTGTGGCCCTTGCCGTGAAGAAATGCCAGCGATGCAAAAATTTTATGAAACGTATAAAGAAAAAGATGTTGAGGTTGTGGCAGTTAATTTAACGTATTTCGAGCGTAAAAGGGAAGAAGTAGATCAGTTTGTGGAGGAATTCGGTTTAACCTTCCCGATCCCGCTTGATGAAAAAGGAAAACAAAAAGAAGTTTATAAAATCATTCCTATCCCTACAAGTTATTTTCTTGATGAGAAGGGCATCGTTCAGCAGGTCCACTTTGGCCCAATGACATATGAATTTATGGAGGAAACCATTAAAAATATGTAA
- a CDS encoding spore germination protein, which translates to MPAIVGAVKINFLLESAMFQVGDYVWSSPKSEAAIFSGPGSFNVRNGLRTINRRSRMNFYSSPLHREESVLVGLKPIR; encoded by the coding sequence GTGCCAGCAATCGTTGGAGCGGTAAAAATTAATTTTCTGCTTGAATCAGCCATGTTTCAAGTGGGAGATTATGTTTGGAGCTCGCCGAAAAGTGAAGCGGCTATTTTTTCAGGGCCTGGTTCATTTAACGTAAGAAATGGGCTGCGAACCATCAATAGAAGGAGCAGGATGAACTTTTATAGTTCTCCGTTGCATAGGGAAGAATCAGTGCTGGTTGGTTTAAAACCAATCCGTTAA
- a CDS encoding spore germination protein, whose amino-acid sequence MPSIVGPIKIVEVAGSAVVNFGDSFYNSPKNTSKTFAGSGAFNTGDFISTASGASATNTNDPDVIDTTTAGTT is encoded by the coding sequence ATGCCTTCAATTGTTGGACCGATTAAAATTGTTGAGGTTGCAGGAAGTGCAGTCGTTAATTTCGGTGACTCATTCTACAATTCGCCAAAAAACACGTCAAAAACGTTTGCCGGCTCGGGCGCGTTCAATACAGGTGACTTTATTAGCACGGCAAGCGGGGCAAGTGCCACGAACACAAATGATCCGGATGTCATAGATACAACAACGGCCGGAACGACATAA
- a CDS encoding spore gernimation protein GerPD, with product MNYQVINHELAVGMIRIIAVASSSIVLIGDTETISLSSVFDTPPESYIVGPQVSLVNR from the coding sequence ATGAATTATCAGGTCATTAACCATGAATTGGCAGTCGGAATGATTCGAATTATCGCTGTTGCCAGTTCTTCCATTGTATTGATTGGAGATACGGAAACGATCTCGTTGTCCTCTGTCTTTGATACGCCTCCAGAGTCCTATATTGTAGGGCCGCAGGTTTCGTTGGTTAACAGGTAA
- a CDS encoding DUF1659 domain-containing protein, whose product MAQAAIKSTQLRLIFETGIDRFGNPVYRNKSFNNVKPDATPDALYAIATALVPLQEHSLFEIERNDSSTLEG is encoded by the coding sequence ATGGCACAGGCAGCAATTAAGAGCACGCAGCTCCGCCTTATTTTTGAAACAGGTATAGACAGATTCGGTAATCCAGTCTACCGAAACAAAAGCTTCAACAACGTGAAGCCTGACGCAACTCCGGACGCATTATATGCCATCGCGACAGCACTTGTTCCCCTTCAAGAGCACAGCTTGTTCGAGATTGAACGGAATGATTCATCAACATTGGAAGGTTAA
- a CDS encoding DUF3231 family protein yields MDKDKLKLTSSEIGSLWSEYVNGTMTDIVNRYMLSIIEDKSIKTIFQDAIKTFEKQKKQIAAFMENEGFPVPIGFTESDLNKGAERLFSDIFCLNYLHIMTLHGLLGHTTGLGVSVREDLRFFYDSCDNDGKRMYHQTIDLLLEKGNFQRDPLFYPAKDPEFISSKDFTDGIFGKGRRLSATEIVNISFNLKKSIMAKTLSIAFSQVAQTKEVRKFFTDSENTSDKQIQAFAKIMRMDNLPVPRSWETEVTTSTESPFSEKLMLYHIGFLYQTAQAYHGAGLASAMRTDLVTTYEKVILKNLMVTKEWFNLMVQNKWLEQPPLAPNRKELAKEK; encoded by the coding sequence ATGGACAAAGATAAATTAAAACTTACATCTTCAGAAATAGGTTCACTTTGGAGCGAATATGTAAACGGAACAATGACAGATATAGTAAATAGATATATGCTTTCTATCATTGAGGATAAGTCAATAAAAACGATTTTTCAGGATGCTATCAAGACATTTGAAAAACAAAAGAAACAAATCGCAGCTTTTATGGAAAATGAGGGATTTCCAGTTCCAATTGGATTTACTGAATCTGACCTTAATAAAGGTGCGGAAAGATTGTTTTCTGACATATTTTGTTTAAATTATTTACATATCATGACTTTGCATGGCTTGCTGGGACATACTACTGGATTAGGTGTCTCCGTCAGAGAGGATTTACGTTTTTTTTACGATTCATGTGATAATGATGGAAAAAGAATGTACCATCAAACCATTGATTTATTGCTGGAGAAAGGGAATTTTCAGAGAGACCCTTTATTTTATCCTGCCAAGGACCCTGAATTTATTTCCAGCAAAGATTTCACAGATGGAATTTTTGGTAAAGGGAGACGTTTATCTGCAACAGAAATCGTAAATATTTCTTTCAACCTTAAAAAAAGTATTATGGCTAAAACTCTTTCTATCGCATTTAGCCAAGTCGCCCAAACGAAAGAAGTAAGAAAGTTTTTTACTGATTCCGAGAACACGTCTGATAAGCAAATACAAGCCTTTGCAAAAATCATGCGTATGGATAATTTACCAGTTCCTAGGTCATGGGAAACAGAAGTGACAACTTCAACGGAATCTCCTTTTTCCGAGAAGTTAATGTTGTACCATATTGGTTTCTTGTATCAAACGGCGCAAGCATATCACGGGGCAGGTTTAGCGTCGGCCATGAGAACAGACCTCGTTACGACGTATGAAAAGGTTATTCTAAAAAATCTAATGGTAACAAAAGAATGGTTTAATCTCATGGTTCAAAATAAATGGTTAGAACAACCACCGCTTGCTCCTAATAGAAAAGAACTTGCAAAGGAAAAATAA
- the gerPC gene encoding spore germination protein GerPC, whose amino-acid sequence MYPLYDAFELFRQIQKQLDKMQHSLTDFNQRLTILEDEITLLRNEKKTYIDKIEYKFDQLKVERLEGTLNIGLSPQDPEAIGQYLVGDQYSGDEGDIDFPIQTDPGMYDRVQQQIHSYLNNGAMDDIKEAEEKYEYPLDEPYRKFIIDDIRRQVDKRITTYINQLERVDEEEPEKEKKIIEKVRKDIYTAIEEFIGNLPKKED is encoded by the coding sequence ATGTACCCGCTTTATGACGCATTTGAACTTTTTAGGCAAATTCAGAAGCAACTGGATAAAATGCAGCATTCTTTAACAGATTTTAATCAGCGTTTAACAATACTTGAGGATGAAATTACCTTGCTTCGGAATGAAAAAAAAACGTATATTGATAAAATTGAATATAAATTTGATCAGTTAAAAGTTGAACGGTTGGAAGGCACACTAAACATTGGCCTGTCTCCACAGGATCCCGAAGCAATTGGGCAATATTTAGTCGGGGATCAATATAGTGGCGATGAAGGTGATATTGACTTCCCTATCCAAACCGATCCTGGCATGTATGATCGGGTTCAACAGCAAATCCATAGCTATTTAAATAACGGAGCCATGGATGATATAAAGGAAGCGGAGGAGAAATACGAATATCCGCTTGATGAACCTTATCGAAAGTTTATTATTGACGACATAAGACGCCAGGTTGACAAAAGAATTACGACATACATCAACCAATTGGAACGGGTTGATGAAGAGGAACCGGAAAAGGAAAAGAAAATCATTGAAAAAGTACGAAAAGATATTTATACAGCGATTGAAGAATTTATTGGAAACTTGCCAAAAAAAGAAGATTAA
- a CDS encoding DUF2680 domain-containing protein — protein MKKWISIWTAIGLFFLILPLSSFAESMQWDINDDVDEMDCTKEMDFSPETKKKLDEIYQRIYMGYVDLIELYYWKGALTEHQKNTRNDMLKNYILTFGKENYRWCSEHENDEWEEEWYNSDEGEQLGE, from the coding sequence ATGAAAAAGTGGATAAGCATTTGGACAGCCATTGGGCTATTTTTTTTGATTTTGCCGTTATCTTCCTTTGCGGAGTCGATGCAGTGGGATATTAATGATGATGTGGATGAAATGGATTGTACGAAAGAGATGGATTTTTCACCTGAAACGAAAAAGAAATTAGATGAAATTTATCAACGTATTTACATGGGATATGTTGATTTAATTGAATTGTATTATTGGAAGGGTGCATTAACAGAACATCAAAAAAATACCCGTAACGACATGTTAAAAAATTACATTCTCACATTCGGAAAAGAAAATTACCGGTGGTGCAGTGAACATGAAAATGATGAATGGGAAGAAGAGTGGTACAACAGTGACGAAGGTGAACAATTAGGCGAATGA
- a CDS encoding TerC family protein has protein sequence MQSIIQLTLLILINDIDNVLIFAALLRKHCYDDYPKAMFLVKSMAIVLLTVTRSFSVAAVQFLTSLPGFHLITGVVVLWIGIRMALAAGGIEGRHPFSTGKGHPPTPLYQMIFIILLTDFAISIDTVILAAGLAENLFQAVVSLSLSLFIIFSLLSALSRIVHTVFWLQIIAGGILAQVSVLTMAKEPSILHGLDRLQHYFRDVNTENITHMLAIDAAIIVVLLGVIRLIKTKQF, from the coding sequence ATGCAGTCCATCATTCAATTGACTCTTTTAATTCTTATTAATGATATCGATAATGTTTTAATTTTTGCTGCTTTGCTTAGAAAACATTGTTATGATGATTATCCAAAAGCCATGTTTCTCGTAAAATCAATGGCTATTGTCCTTTTAACGGTAACCAGATCATTCAGTGTCGCTGCCGTACAATTTTTAACTTCATTGCCTGGTTTCCACCTTATAACAGGGGTGGTTGTCCTATGGATTGGCATTAGAATGGCATTGGCAGCCGGGGGCATTGAGGGCAGGCATCCATTTTCTACAGGGAAAGGGCATCCTCCAACTCCACTATATCAAATGATTTTCATTATTTTGCTAACTGACTTTGCCATTTCAATTGATACGGTTATTCTGGCAGCCGGGCTAGCGGAAAATCTTTTTCAGGCGGTGGTTAGTTTATCTTTGAGCCTTTTTATCATCTTTTCATTGCTTTCCGCACTCTCAAGAATTGTACATACCGTTTTTTGGCTGCAAATTATTGCAGGTGGTATCCTGGCACAGGTAAGCGTGCTTACAATGGCAAAAGAGCCGAGTATTTTACATGGCCTTGATCGTTTACAGCATTATTTTAGGGATGTAAATACGGAGAACATCACACATATGCTCGCAATTGACGCTGCTATCATCGTTGTTTTATTAGGGGTTATTCGTTTAATTAAAACGAAACAATTTTAA
- a CDS encoding spore germination protein GerPE, with protein MKPRISKVGAVKVNAMREAAIFHIGDSVGYNPRSNGFALDRLNPTFTEPENIFSNSIYRMPIPKPYITENVLMNKQDLSPSIRVGGIRIIAIGNASVFQIGSTKYIDTESRIKHVRLFD; from the coding sequence ATGAAACCACGTATTTCTAAAGTAGGAGCAGTAAAAGTGAATGCAATGCGTGAAGCTGCCATTTTCCATATTGGCGATTCAGTCGGTTATAATCCAAGATCAAACGGATTTGCATTGGATCGCTTAAACCCGACGTTCACCGAACCTGAAAACATCTTTTCAAATTCAATATACCGCATGCCCATACCAAAACCATATATTACTGAAAATGTTCTTATGAACAAACAGGATCTATCACCTTCTATCCGGGTTGGTGGGATCAGAATCATTGCCATCGGAAACGCTTCTGTATTTCAAATTGGTTCAACAAAATATATTGATACGGAATCAAGAATAAAACATGTGCGGTTATTTGATTAA